ACACCGGTTTGCCACGCCAGGCTACGGTCTTCATGTCGCCAGGCTTGAGATCGCCGATATCGACTTCGACCGGGGCACCTGCTGCCTTGGCCTTTTCAGATGGTGCAAACGAACTAACAAAGGGTACGACAGTGGCAACGCCTCCTATGCCACCTGCTACGGTCGTCGCTATCAGCCAGGTACGGCGGCTGCCGTCGACGCGTTCATCTTCCTTGTCTCGCATCACACGCCCCACTTCTGAGTTGGATTTTTCCTTCACGTCGCTTCTACCGCCGCTAGTTTGCGCGAATGGAGTCGCCATTTACAAGGGCCGATTGCCAAAAACCGTGCGAAGCCCTTGATAAATCAGGGTTTCTCCGTACGGATCGCAAACTTTTTTGCACCTCCTTTTAAGTGCCCTCTGCGTTATTCCTGCTTTTTTCTTCTCTAATGCGTTTTATCTGAATTTCGCGATTCAAACGGGATTAGGGATATCGATAAAGAGGTGTTCGATATCGAACTGCTCGGACAGGTGCTTGCCCACCGCCTGCACGCCGAAGCGCTCCGTGGCATGGTGGCCCGCCGCAAGAAAAGCGACGCCGCTTTCCGCCGACGTATGCATCACCGACTCCGACACTTCGCCGGTCAGGTAGACGTCGGCACCCGCGTTGATAGCTGCGTCGAACATGCCTTGCGCGGCGCCCGTGCACCAGGCCACGCGACGCAGTTCGCGCTCCGCGTCGCCGAACACGAGCGGCGTGCGGCCGAGCGTCTGCTCGACCTGCGCGGTGAAGTGGGCGAGCGTGATCGGCATCGGGAAGGTGGCGAGCCAGCCGAGGTCGTTCTCGCCGAAGCGCGCGTCGCTGATCCAGCCCATCTTCGCGCCGATCTGCGCGTTGTTGCCGAACTCGGGATGGGCGTCGAGCGGCAGGTGATAGGCGAACAGATTCAGCTCGTTGGCGATCAGCAGTTTGAGACGCCCATATTTGCGGCCGGTGATCTGCGGCGCCTCGTTGCGCCAGAAGTAGCCGTGATGGACCAGCACGGCGTCCGCGCCCCAATCCAGCGCGGCTTCCAGGAAGGCCGCCGAAGCGGTTACGCCGGTCGCCAGCTTGTTGATCTTGCGACGCCCTTCGACCTGCAGCCCATTGGGGCAATAGTCCTTGAAGCGCGCGGTTTCAAGGAGATTGTTCAAGTACAATTCAAGTTCGATCCGATCCATATAAACCTCTAGTCTTCAGATGCTTAGACGCTTTTGGCTGTTCTTTGCCCAAGCGGTGACCGTGCTGTTGGCGCTCATGTTCATCGTTGCGACTCTCAAACCGCAGTGGCTGCAGCGTCAGGGGCAATTCGGCAAGCAACTCGCCGAACCGATCGTCGCCCTGCGGGAAGTGGCGCCAGGTATCGGCAGCGGCCCAGCCCAGGCGTCGTATGCAGACGCCGCGCAAAAGGCCATGCCGGCGGTCGTCAACGTGTTCTCCAGCAAGGATGGCTCACTGCCGCCCGACCCGCGCGCGAAAGATCCGCTGTTCCGCTACTTTTTCGGCGACAAGAACAATCGCAAGCAGCAGGAGCAGCCCGCATCCAATCTCGGCTCCGGCGTGATAGTGAGTTCGGAAGGTTACATTCTAACGAACCAGCACGTCGTGGACGGCGCCGACCAGATCGAAATCGCGCTGGCCGACGGCCGCACCACGAATGCGAAGGTCATCGGTATCGACCCGGAAACGGATCTGGCCGTGCTCAAGGTCAACATGACCAATCTGCCCACCATCACGCTCGGCCGTATGGATCAGACGCGCGTCGGCGACGTGGTGCTGGCGATCGGCAATCCGTTCGGCGTCGGCCAGACGGTGACAATGGGCATCGTCAGCGCGCTCGGGCGCAATCACCTCGGCATCAACACGTTCGAAAACTTTATTCAGACCGATGCGGCCATCAACCCGGGCAACTCGGGTGGCGCACTGGTCGACGTGAACGGCAACCTGCTCGGCATCAACACCGCCATCTATTCGCGCTCAGGTGGCTCGCTCGGCATTGGCTTCGCGATTCCCGTGTCGACCGCGCGCAGCGTGCTGGAGAGCATCATCACCACGGGTTCGGTCACGCGCGGCTGGATCGGCGTCGAACCGCAGGACGTCACGCCGGAGATCGCGGAATCGTTCGGGCTGGATCAGAAGTCGGGGGCGATTGTCGCGGGCGTATTGAAGAACGGACCCGCGGACCGTGCGGGCATCAAGCCGGGCGATATTCTCGTGAGCGTGAACGGGCAGGAGATCACCGACACTACGCGCCTGCTGAACGTGATCGCGCAGATCAAGCCGGGTACGGCTGCAAAGGTGCATCTGGTGCGCAAGAGCCGCGAGATGGATCTGGACGTCACCATCGGCAAGCGTCCGCCTCCGCCGAAGCAACCGGTTGAGGATAATGGCGGCAGTGATCAGCAGGATGATGATGGGGGTTGAGATTCAGGCGCTGGAAGACCGCTACGCGTCCCACCGCCGCGTTTTCATAGCCTCCTCGAGCATGCCGAGAGTAAGAGATCTACCGCCAAGGGTTTCGCGCGCACTGGCGCTGAACGGCGACTTGGCCACTGTTGCGAAGAAGGGTCCGCTATTCAGCTTCGCAGCCGGATAGTAGTGGTGCGGATCAAAACCGCCTATGTCGACACCGAAGCGTGCGGCCCATGCCTTAATAAATTCCGCGATACGCCCTGGATTCATGTCCAGATCGTGATAAAGGTCCGCGTCTCTCGTTAGTTGCAGCCGGCCGACAATCGGTTTGCCGGCATCTTCCGCGACAAACGCTTTCAGACTGTTCCAGATCTCTGCTGTCACCGGTGGTTCTCTGCTTTTACAAGGCCCGTCATATCCAATGGTCGATCGATAAGCGGTTGTGGATGCACCAAAGCTTCGGGTGAACTAATCGCGAACCACAGGCGCTCAAACAAAAGGGC
This genomic stretch from Paraburkholderia dioscoreae harbors:
- a CDS encoding Do family serine endopeptidase, with amino-acid sequence MLRRFWLFFAQAVTVLLALMFIVATLKPQWLQRQGQFGKQLAEPIVALREVAPGIGSGPAQASYADAAQKAMPAVVNVFSSKDGSLPPDPRAKDPLFRYFFGDKNNRKQQEQPASNLGSGVIVSSEGYILTNQHVVDGADQIEIALADGRTTNAKVIGIDPETDLAVLKVNMTNLPTITLGRMDQTRVGDVVLAIGNPFGVGQTVTMGIVSALGRNHLGINTFENFIQTDAAINPGNSGGALVDVNGNLLGINTAIYSRSGGSLGIGFAIPVSTARSVLESIITTGSVTRGWIGVEPQDVTPEIAESFGLDQKSGAIVAGVLKNGPADRAGIKPGDILVSVNGQEITDTTRLLNVIAQIKPGTAAKVHLVRKSREMDLDVTIGKRPPPPKQPVEDNGGSDQQDDDGG
- a CDS encoding DUF1493 family protein; protein product: MTAEIWNSLKAFVAEDAGKPIVGRLQLTRDADLYHDLDMNPGRIAEFIKAWAARFGVDIGGFDPHHYYPAAKLNSGPFFATVAKSPFSASARETLGGRSLTLGMLEEAMKTRRWDA
- a CDS encoding Nif3-like dinuclear metal center hexameric protein — translated: MDRIELELYLNNLLETARFKDYCPNGLQVEGRRKINKLATGVTASAAFLEAALDWGADAVLVHHGYFWRNEAPQITGRKYGRLKLLIANELNLFAYHLPLDAHPEFGNNAQIGAKMGWISDARFGENDLGWLATFPMPITLAHFTAQVEQTLGRTPLVFGDAERELRRVAWCTGAAQGMFDAAINAGADVYLTGEVSESVMHTSAESGVAFLAAGHHATERFGVQAVGKHLSEQFDIEHLFIDIPNPV